A single window of Candidatus Bathyarchaeota archaeon DNA harbors:
- a CDS encoding phosphoribosylanthranilate isomerase, with protein MIKICGITRSEDIKAAVNAGVNSLGFVVRTPSSLRNLNLAKAKNLISEVPRNVSRVAVTVSSDSKELEEIYRELNIDFLQLHGRMDLATLRDLSSKINIIKAINATSKDSSELANIYASIAKAVLLDSTREDGTGGTGVVHSWDRSRKIRNSIHPAHMILAGGLTPENVVNAISKVEPYGVDVASGVEEKPGIKDHERMLEFITKAKEVGL; from the coding sequence ATGATAAAAATATGTGGAATTACAAGATCTGAAGACATTAAGGCAGCTGTAAATGCTGGTGTAAATTCGCTAGGGTTTGTTGTAAGAACTCCTTCTTCTTTGAGAAATCTTAATCTTGCAAAGGCGAAAAACCTGATCTCCGAAGTTCCGAGGAATGTGAGCCGTGTAGCAGTTACAGTTTCAAGCGATTCAAAGGAATTAGAAGAGATCTATAGAGAATTGAACATTGATTTTCTACAATTACATGGACGTATGGATTTAGCTACATTACGCGATTTATCCTCAAAGATAAATATAATAAAAGCTATTAACGCAACTTCAAAAGATTCCTCTGAATTAGCAAATATTTATGCAAGCATTGCTAAAGCTGTGTTACTAGACTCTACTAGAGAAGATGGAACTGGAGGAACGGGTGTTGTACATAGCTGGGATAGAAGCAGGAAAATTCGAAACTCAATACATCCAGCACATATGATTCTTGCTGGTGGTTTGACCCCTGAAAATGTTGTCAATGCAATAAGTAAGGTGGAGCCGTATGGTGTGGATGTGGCAAGTGGAGTTGAAGAAAAACCTGGAATCAAGGATCATGAGAGAATGTTGGAATTTATTACTAAAGCTAAGGAGGTTGGATTATGA
- a CDS encoding indole-3-glycerol-phosphate synthase yields MSDFLDDIVEDVRNTIASGYYEVEKTVHDKLSLKETIINCRKNPIISEIKLSSPSKHIIENDIDVLDVATSMERGGALGLSIITEPKKFRGSLLNFTKVRKNFSIPLLMKDFIISKIQIDAANKIGADAILFIQTLFDRGYCDSNLHSMIEYAHEHKLEVLLEAHTEEEFLKTLKSDSDLIGINNRDLKTLNVDIQTTKKILSKHNHSNHIIVSESGIESPNHIHFLKAAGSRAFLVGTSVMLAQDIELKVRELVEG; encoded by the coding sequence ATGAGTGACTTCCTAGATGATATAGTGGAAGATGTGAGGAATACTATTGCTAGTGGTTACTATGAAGTCGAAAAAACCGTGCATGATAAGCTCAGTTTGAAAGAGACTATTATTAATTGCAGGAAGAACCCAATCATATCTGAGATTAAATTATCTTCCCCATCTAAACACATTATTGAAAATGATATTGATGTTTTAGATGTGGCTACTTCGATGGAACGTGGTGGTGCATTAGGTTTATCAATAATAACAGAGCCAAAAAAATTTAGGGGGTCTCTTCTCAACTTTACAAAAGTTAGAAAGAATTTTTCAATCCCTCTTTTAATGAAAGACTTCATCATTAGTAAAATCCAGATTGATGCTGCAAATAAAATTGGAGCAGATGCAATCTTATTTATTCAAACGCTTTTTGATAGAGGTTATTGTGATAGTAACCTACATTCGATGATCGAATATGCTCATGAACATAAGTTAGAAGTATTGTTGGAAGCTCATACAGAAGAAGAATTTCTGAAAACGCTAAAGTCCGACTCAGACTTAATTGGAATCAATAATAGAGATCTGAAAACTCTGAATGTGGATATTCAAACAACTAAAAAAATTCTAAGCAAACATAATCACAGTAATCACATAATCGTATCTGAAAGTGGTATTGAATCCCCAAATCACATACATTTCCTGAAAGCTGCAGGGTCCCGCGCATTTCTTGTGGGTACATCAGTAATGTTAGCTCAAGATATCGAGTTGAAAGTAAGGGAATTGGTAGAGGGATGA
- the trpD gene encoding anthranilate phosphoribosyltransferase → MVKEGISKLIEGRDLTGKEAEYTMNEIMSGKATDAQIGSLLTALRMKGETINEITAFASVMRKFCRQIHPKVSGLLVDTCGTGGDRIKTFNVSTTAAFVAAGAGIPIAKHGNRSVTSRSGSADILESLGFNLKMDPASVEKSIEEVGIGFMFAPSFHPAMKHAIGPRKEMGIRTVFNILGPLTNPANAQAQLLGAYDESLTEPLANVLKNLGVERAMIVHGVDGLDEISTFCRTKITSLNNGDINTFYIDPEELEVKTDKIENLEGTVPEESAQITFNILKNKESDSNVDVPKTNIVLINAAAAIQIGGKAETIKDGIELAQESIRSGSAYEKLKSLVKFSGRDLSRLEEFESNE, encoded by the coding sequence TTGGTAAAAGAAGGTATTTCAAAACTCATTGAAGGAAGAGATCTTACTGGCAAAGAAGCAGAGTACACAATGAATGAAATAATGTCAGGAAAAGCCACAGATGCGCAAATAGGTTCCCTTTTAACTGCATTGAGAATGAAGGGTGAGACGATCAATGAGATCACAGCTTTCGCCTCAGTTATGCGGAAGTTTTGCAGACAAATTCATCCCAAAGTATCAGGTCTTCTTGTTGACACTTGTGGTACAGGAGGCGATAGAATAAAGACTTTCAATGTAAGTACCACTGCAGCCTTTGTTGCAGCAGGAGCAGGGATACCAATAGCTAAACATGGGAATCGCTCTGTAACAAGCCGATCTGGGAGCGCAGATATACTCGAATCGTTAGGATTTAACCTGAAGATGGATCCAGCATCGGTTGAAAAATCAATAGAAGAAGTCGGAATTGGATTTATGTTCGCACCTAGTTTCCATCCAGCTATGAAGCATGCTATAGGACCACGTAAAGAGATGGGTATTAGAACAGTTTTCAATATTTTAGGACCACTTACAAATCCAGCAAACGCTCAAGCCCAACTTTTAGGAGCATACGATGAAAGTTTGACTGAACCTTTAGCAAATGTGCTAAAAAATTTAGGAGTAGAAAGGGCTATGATAGTTCATGGCGTCGATGGCTTAGATGAGATATCTACATTCTGCCGAACCAAAATTACTTCACTGAATAATGGTGATATAAACACATTCTATATTGATCCTGAAGAATTGGAAGTAAAGACCGATAAAATAGAAAATCTCGAGGGGACAGTCCCTGAAGAGAGTGCACAAATAACTTTCAACATTCTAAAAAATAAAGAATCAGATAGCAATGTAGATGTCCCAAAGACCAACATTGTTTTGATCAATGCAGCTGCCGCCATTCAAATAGGAGGTAAAGCTGAAACTATCAAAGATGGAATTGAGCTAGCACAGGAATCGATTCGAAGTGGCTCTGCTTATGAGAAATTAAAGTCTTTAGTCAAGTTTAGTGGCAGAGATTTGTCTAGATTAGAGGAATTTGAAAGTAATGAGTGA
- a CDS encoding aminodeoxychorismate/anthranilate synthase component II — MKVLLIDNYDSFVYNIAQYLGELGAKPLVYRNDKISVKEADNLQPDRIVLSPGPGTPEAERYFGNCLSIIKVLGPKIPTLGICLGHQGIAYAFGGNVSHACRLMHGKTSRIRHDEEGIFQGISNPFEATRYHSLVANLFKIPSCFKITAYSLDDCEIMGIRHAEYPIDGIQFHPESILTAEGKKILKNFLDGDK; from the coding sequence ATGAAGGTATTATTGATAGATAATTATGACTCATTTGTCTACAATATTGCACAGTATTTGGGTGAGCTTGGAGCTAAACCACTAGTCTATAGAAACGATAAGATATCTGTTAAAGAGGCAGATAATCTTCAACCCGATAGGATCGTACTCTCTCCTGGTCCAGGAACACCTGAAGCAGAGAGATACTTTGGTAACTGTTTATCTATAATCAAGGTTCTAGGCCCAAAAATTCCTACCTTAGGAATATGTTTAGGCCATCAAGGAATTGCATATGCATTCGGCGGGAATGTATCTCATGCTTGTAGGTTAATGCATGGTAAGACTAGTAGGATTAGGCATGATGAAGAGGGAATATTCCAAGGTATATCAAATCCATTTGAAGCTACACGTTATCATTCCTTAGTTGCGAATCTTTTCAAGATTCCGTCTTGTTTCAAAATAACTGCATACTCATTAGACGATTGTGAGATTATGGGCATACGTCATGCTGAATATCCGATTGATGGCATACAATTCCATCCTGAGTCTATTCTTACTGCCGAAGGAAAAAAAATTCTGAAGAACTTTCTTGATGGTGATAAGTGA
- the trpE gene encoding anthranilate synthase component I: MKAQPQGSNTINFKKIPYGNPFSLFSRFVNEYDHLYFLESVEGPKKLTEFSFIGFNPRKVIKVKNGETKIFEGKDERAIQARNPLDAIEKELNDHKIQNGRFRLIGGAIGYVSYDSIRYWEKLTESASDDLAFPDIEMGIYDDGIVLDHINKKAYYYYSSDNRYKEVIKCLQKPSATSENLEFYQPRSNTKKKDFEESVRKAKRYIYDGDIFQVVLSKRYGFQFRGDLLNFYKALRRINPSPYMYYLKFGERQIIGSSPEMLVRVDRNQVETYPIAGTRPRVDDQKRNLELAEELLSDPKERAEHVMLVDLARNDVGRVSEYGTVSVSDLMKVHQFSHVQHIVSRVIGKISSNNNSLDALRVMLPAGTVSGAPKVRAMEIIEELEPTRRGPYAGAVGYFSYNGNADFAITIRTLVATGDRAYIQVGAGIVADSDPEREWFEAESKAEALMKALGQAGEKL, from the coding sequence ATGAAAGCTCAACCTCAAGGATCTAACACGATAAATTTCAAAAAAATTCCTTACGGAAACCCTTTCTCATTGTTTTCTAGATTTGTTAATGAATACGATCATCTATACTTTTTGGAATCAGTTGAAGGTCCAAAGAAACTTACGGAATTCTCTTTCATAGGTTTTAATCCAAGAAAAGTGATTAAGGTTAAAAATGGAGAAACAAAGATTTTCGAAGGCAAAGATGAACGTGCTATACAAGCAAGAAATCCTTTGGATGCTATAGAAAAAGAGCTGAATGATCATAAGATTCAAAATGGTAGATTTCGCTTAATAGGAGGCGCTATAGGATATGTTTCATATGATTCCATCCGATATTGGGAGAAACTTACTGAGTCTGCTTCAGATGACTTGGCGTTTCCAGATATTGAGATGGGAATATATGATGATGGAATAGTTTTAGATCATATTAACAAAAAGGCCTATTATTATTACTCAAGTGACAATCGTTATAAGGAAGTAATTAAGTGCCTTCAAAAACCCTCTGCAACTTCAGAGAATTTAGAATTTTATCAGCCTAGATCAAATACTAAGAAAAAGGATTTTGAAGAGTCCGTAAGAAAAGCTAAAAGGTATATCTACGATGGAGATATCTTCCAGGTAGTCCTTTCAAAGCGATACGGTTTCCAGTTTCGAGGTGACCTACTTAACTTTTACAAAGCATTGCGCAGAATCAATCCATCCCCATATATGTACTATCTAAAATTTGGAGAACGCCAAATCATTGGTTCAAGTCCTGAAATGCTTGTCAGAGTAGATAGAAATCAAGTAGAAACCTATCCAATTGCTGGAACACGTCCAAGAGTAGATGATCAAAAAAGAAACCTTGAACTAGCTGAAGAATTGCTTTCCGATCCTAAGGAAAGAGCAGAACATGTAATGCTTGTCGATCTAGCCAGGAATGATGTTGGAAGAGTTTCTGAATATGGAACAGTAAGTGTATCCGATTTAATGAAAGTCCATCAATTTAGTCATGTTCAACACATTGTATCAAGAGTTATTGGAAAAATATCATCAAATAATAATAGCCTTGATGCATTGAGGGTAATGCTACCTGCCGGTACTGTTTCCGGAGCCCCAAAGGTAAGAGCGATGGAGATTATTGAAGAACTTGAGCCTACTAGAAGAGGCCCTTATGCTGGAGCAGTAGGTTACTTTTCATATAACGGCAATGCAGATTTTGCAATTACAATCAGGACGTTAGTTGCAACTGGTGATAGGGCTTATATCCAAGTTGGTGCGGGCATCGTTGCCGACTCAGACCCAGAAAGAGAATGGTTTGAGGCCGAGAGTAAAGCTGAGGCATTGATGAAAGCTCTAGGGCAAGCAGGTGAAAAATTATGA
- a CDS encoding aldolase translates to MSYSVEPISIEVKEELSRFYSKQILYETKSDIYGCCIKLLTGIQWVKDRWEENFYSMSYSIRSHGRLYVVEDSSREENTILYNSQSKTAFLINLDYYGWVKSLALSVAGDILEDEHDIFSVHGACLDIKGKGISILGGPGVGKTTHTYGLLRNSDVRVVSDDWFFSRKFESMILAFGSERNSYIRADLAKIWPEFKELIEHAEFDDKQRAVVDLRWVIGKGRIIPFTTLRNIIILKRDSKDPEVCKELDIKEALKILEGNNYFNPHLLVKNKFKRNLRNEFFKALLKVSKVNIVNTIKPPEESQKIIGQLLEIEKA, encoded by the coding sequence TTGTCTTATTCGGTAGAGCCAATATCCATTGAAGTTAAAGAGGAGCTCTCTAGATTCTATTCGAAACAGATTCTTTATGAAACAAAATCAGACATATATGGATGTTGCATAAAGCTACTTACTGGAATTCAATGGGTAAAGGATAGATGGGAAGAAAATTTTTACTCCATGTCATACAGCATAAGATCCCATGGGCGTTTGTACGTTGTCGAAGATTCCTCTAGAGAAGAAAATACCATATTATATAACTCTCAATCCAAGACTGCCTTTTTGATAAATCTAGATTACTATGGTTGGGTAAAGTCTCTGGCATTAAGCGTGGCCGGGGATATACTTGAAGATGAGCATGATATTTTCTCAGTACATGGAGCATGCTTAGATATAAAAGGCAAGGGTATAAGCATACTAGGAGGGCCGGGAGTTGGCAAGACAACCCATACTTACGGACTTCTTAGGAATTCGGATGTGCGAGTTGTCTCAGATGATTGGTTTTTCTCCAGAAAATTTGAATCAATGATTTTGGCGTTTGGTTCAGAAAGAAACTCTTACATTAGGGCTGATTTAGCAAAGATCTGGCCAGAATTTAAAGAACTTATAGAACACGCAGAATTCGATGATAAACAGAGAGCTGTAGTTGATCTTAGATGGGTCATTGGTAAAGGGAGAATTATCCCATTTACAACATTAAGAAATATAATTATTTTAAAGCGCGATTCTAAAGACCCAGAGGTATGTAAAGAGCTCGATATAAAAGAAGCTTTGAAAATACTGGAAGGTAATAATTACTTCAATCCCCATTTATTAGTGAAAAATAAATTTAAGCGAAATTTAAGAAATGAATTTTTTAAAGCATTATTGAAAGTTTCCAAAGTAAATATTGTCAATACAATAAAACCCCCAGAAGAAAGCCAGAAGATTATTGGGCAATTATTGGAAATTGAAAAAGCTTAG